From the genome of Methylocystis heyeri:
GATGTCCGCCTGTTCGGGAGTGTCGAATTTGGAGAGCGGCGAGATCGCCACCCAGCTCTGATAGGCCTTGGCGAAAAGTTCGGACGAAGCCTTGTGATCTCCCTGCTCCCGCGCCCTGGCCCCGAGCATGGCCAGCGCGTCGACGAACCACGAAACGCCGTGGGAATATTGTCCGCCGTTCTCGCGCACGCCGGGCGGATAGTCGGCGCTGCGCCCCGGATAGGGGCGGGAATGTTCGGTATAGGCGGGCGTGACCAGCAGAATGCGGTTGGGCCGGCCGAGGACATTGAGGGCGTTCTCTATGGTCTCGCGACCGCGGGCGTCGTCCACCGCGCGCGAAAGCACCGGCCAGGAAGAGGTCATGGCGCTCATCGGCGAGACTTCCTCGCCGTCATCCGCGTAGGCGCGAAGATAACGATCGCCGCGCCAGCAGCGGTCCAGCGCGTCGCGCAGCTTTTCGGCCTCCTGCGCGTAGCGCGAGGCCCGCTTCTCGTCTCCGGCCGCCTCGAAGAGCGGAGCGATGTCGAGCAATATGCCGTGCAGGAAAAAGCCCATCCAGACGCTTTCGCCGCGGCCGCGCGCGCCGACCTGGTCCATGCCGTCGTCCCAGTCGCCGGTTCCCATCAGGGGCAGGCCATGCTCGCCGAAGCGCGCCAGCGTGTAGTCGATGGCGCGGGTGCAATGGCCGAGCAGCGTGTCCTTGTCGCGCGAGGTCAGCGGCACGGTGGCTTCGCCCTCGCGATCCTTCGGCAGCAGCGGCGCCTCCAGGAACGGTTCGACGCTGTCGAGTATCGATCTGTCGCCAGTACCCTTGACGTAGCGGACCGTGACATAGGGCAGCCACAGGTGCGGGTCGGAGGCGTGGGTCCTGTCGCCGAGACCGGTGCCGCCGTTCGGCGCCCGATGCCACCATTTGACCGCATCGCCTTCGAGAAACTGGTGGGCGGCGTGCAGGAGGATCTGCGCCCGCGCCCGCTCCGGCGCGAGATGAATGAGCGGAATGACGTCCTGCAACTGATCGCGATAGCCCGTGGCGCCCGAGCGCTGCGCCGGCCCGGTGCGGCCCCAGAGGCGCGAGGCCAGCAGTTGATACGGCAGCCAGTCGTTGACCAGCCGATCGAGCTCCGGCTTGTTGGTCCTGATGCGGAGCACGGAGGTCTCGTCGCGCCAGAAGGCCCTGCTCTCTTCCAGGGCCGCCAGAGCGAAATCGGGATCGCGCGCCAGCGCGGCCAGTCTTTCGGCGTCCTCCATCGTATCGGTTTGGCCATGCGCGAGCACGACCAGCGCTTCGCCGCCCGCCTCGACGTCTATGGAGCCGCAGAAGGCCGCAACCTTGCGCTCATGTTCGGGGGCGCCCGCATCGGGATGGCCATGCTCGACCATATAAGGCAGCGCGGGGTTGCGGCTCTCGTTTCCGAGGAAGCGGCGCCGCGAGGTTTCCGCAAATTCGGCGTCGAGCGAGGTCGAAACGAAAGCCCAGCCCTGAACGAAATAATTGCCCGGATTGCGGAAATAGAGCGCCTTCAGGCCGGCCTCGGTGCTGGTCTCGATGCGGCCCAGGCTTTCGTTGGGGATCTCGGCCAGAACGATCTCGAGCATGGGAACGATCTCGAGCAGCCGCTCGTGATCGGATTTATTGCGGATGCGCAGCAGCTTGAATTCGATGGGCCGGGATTTCGAGACGAAAACCGTCAGCTCCAGTTCGAGGCGATCGCGCAGGGCGCGGTAGGTCACGACGCCCGGCTCGTAGGTCGTCTGATATTCGGCGTCGCGCCGCCGCAGCGGCACGAAGGTCGCGGTGAAGGCGTCCTTCCTGGCGAGATCATAGACATAGATCGCCTGCCCGGCCGGGGCCATGCGTCCCTCGCCCATGCGGAAAGGGGTGAAGCTGTTCAGCCTGGAATTGTAGCTGAAGGAGAAGATGTCGCCGTCGTTCGTCAGCACGGCGCCGATGCCGAGACTGTTGGCGACGACATGCGAGAACGGCCTCGGCGTGCCGGGGGCGGTCGTCAGGCTTCTGCCATCCGCGGCGAAGGAAAAGCGATGCTGTTGCGGAACCGGGGGCGGCAGCAGCCTGCGGCGGCGCGACAGGGCGCGATCGAGAATCTCCGGAGCGATGGGCGCGATCCCGAGATTGCGGGCCACCGCCTCGGTGGCGACGCCCATGTCGCGAGCCCAGCCGTCGATCACGATGATCTCGGCGGCGCCCCCCGCGGGAACCTCCACCTCTATGTTGAGGCTGGCGCAGGGTTCGAAGCCGTAAAGAAGGCCTTCGTCTTCCGGCGCGCGGGGCGCCGAGAGGCCGAGGAGGCTGTCGGGGGCGTTGGTGGGCCCGAGGCCGTAGAAGCGCGATTTCACGTCCTCGTAGCCGAGAAGCCGCATTTTCGTGCCGGGCGCGGCGCCGATGGCGTGGTAGCCGATTTCCGGCGATAGCCGCCGGTCGGAAGGCCTGCGGGCCCCTCCCTTGAGCAGCCGGTTCTGGGCGAAGATGGCGTTCAGCGAGCCGACGAACCAGGTGCCGACGTGAATGGCGTTGTAGGCCGGGTCGCGAAGCTCGACGCCGGTCTCGTTCAACACCCATTCGCGCAGCGAGGCGATGGTCGTCTTGCGGTCGCGCTGCTCCAGATTGATGAGGCGCAGCCTGACGATTTCGACCGCCTCATTGGACGCGAGCATGACGCGCGCCTCGACGTTGAATCCCTGTTGGCGGCAGGTGAAGAACAGGCAGTTCTCGCCTTGGACGGTGAGATTGGCCTTGCCGGCGCCGCAGGTCGGCGCCTCGCCGAGCGACCATAGCGGGCCGTCGTCTTCCCGCAGGAACAGAAACCGGCCGCGGGGATGCGCATGGTCCGAGGGGCGGCGGGTCAGATCGATCGGCGGCCCGCCGCGGGCGACGCCCTCCACCCGCGCAGCCCCTTGCCCGTCCTCGAACCATTCGGAGGTGATGAGGCCGTTGGTGAGCCGAAGCGGCTTGGAGCCCGGCGCGCCGCCGGGCCCGGTGACGCCCGGCAGGACGATCTTGCCCGCCCTCGCGAGCTGCACCAGCAGGAAGACGATCAGGGCCAGGGCCAGAGCGCCGGCGTATATCAGATAGCCGCTGATGAGATAGGTGTAGGAGGGCGCGCGAAGACCGCTCATATGTTCCGCGGCCGACCAGGCCTTGTCCCACTCCGCGCCGCGGGGGATATAGAACGGCAGCAGAAGCGGAGCCCAGGTGCCGAAACGGCGGATGCCCTCGGGAATGGCTCGGCTGACCTGCGCCTTGCCGAGGAAGCGCGCCGCTTTTTCGTCGGCGATGTCGCCGCCGATAAAGGAAAAATTGACCAGCGTGGCGACGCGCAGGCCCATGTGGTCGAACCAGATCAGCACCCGCAGCCCGTCGAAGGCCAGCAGCGCAGTGAAAATGTCGAGGCTCCAGTTGCGGAAGTCCTGGTCCGGCAGGGTCGAATACATCCAGGCGGCGACGGCGGACCGCACCAGGCCGTCCTGGTTGTACCAGGTGGGGTCCGGCGCTGCCTTCAGGAAGGAATAGATCACCGGAGCCATCCAGAGGCCCCAGCGCAGCACGCGGACGGCGTTCTCGACCAGGAGGTCCAGCCCTTCGAGGCTGGCGAGCTGACGCAGCGGCTTGAGGCTGCGCTGCACCAGGGCGGCGAGGAAAAACCCGTTGACGGAGAAAAGCGGAGCCGCGAACACCCATTGGATGACGCCGGAAAGGGACTCGTCATAAAAAACCTTGACGCCCCCGTCGGAGAGGCCGAGGTCGGTCGCACCCCATTTCGAGAACAATGGTCGAATGATGTAGGGATTGACCGGTCTTCCGTCCGCCTTGTAGTCGAGCGAGACATAGGCGA
Proteins encoded in this window:
- a CDS encoding GH36-type glycosyl hydrolase domain-containing protein — encoded protein: MADIEVGARSVGRTLERTLLGACLATAAYFGAAKGDGHALWAGLLGALALYLLRPVDPRDGRFGYFRKAEAIVDYAAIAAFTALCDPSGVLWRAPASMAELFRLTSPGAGTATLIYISGAAMLAGRTPLALRAALFLLPFLFCLLISLGSPTTGELGRLIFLGLDAPELLRTIAGRSLILFLLNEAVVVGMPMALGRFLPREWRPHGVLFLAAFFASITPEIAGSVALYIAPYLPAPLAQTASALAAAVAQAGLWGETYLVTQSLAGLLGGAASLSVIVFGDWKSGAEKGFVYGLVFMGLLLAVDLVIGFAPARATILWTGPLGAGLLGAGLFPLARTIVESTDSTSPFLGRLEHQYETRSNFLRGAVSGVGVWLAFTLDLPSAGAFDRFLFGAVVGTIAFAGVDAAIDGYELKQGRRQHLRSWRVYALGAMLGGIVAGAIAWYLDQGQLSTIVSKYFAYVSLDYKADGRPVNPYIIRPLFSKWGATDLGLSDGGVKVFYDESLSGVIQWVFAAPLFSVNGFFLAALVQRSLKPLRQLASLEGLDLLVENAVRVLRWGLWMAPVIYSFLKAAPDPTWYNQDGLVRSAVAAWMYSTLPDQDFRNWSLDIFTALLAFDGLRVLIWFDHMGLRVATLVNFSFIGGDIADEKAARFLGKAQVSRAIPEGIRRFGTWAPLLLPFYIPRGAEWDKAWSAAEHMSGLRAPSYTYLISGYLIYAGALALALIVFLLVQLARAGKIVLPGVTGPGGAPGSKPLRLTNGLITSEWFEDGQGAARVEGVARGGPPIDLTRRPSDHAHPRGRFLFLREDDGPLWSLGEAPTCGAGKANLTVQGENCLFFTCRQQGFNVEARVMLASNEAVEIVRLRLINLEQRDRKTTIASLREWVLNETGVELRDPAYNAIHVGTWFVGSLNAIFAQNRLLKGGARRPSDRRLSPEIGYHAIGAAPGTKMRLLGYEDVKSRFYGLGPTNAPDSLLGLSAPRAPEDEGLLYGFEPCASLNIEVEVPAGGAAEIIVIDGWARDMGVATEAVARNLGIAPIAPEILDRALSRRRRLLPPPVPQQHRFSFAADGRSLTTAPGTPRPFSHVVANSLGIGAVLTNDGDIFSFSYNSRLNSFTPFRMGEGRMAPAGQAIYVYDLARKDAFTATFVPLRRRDAEYQTTYEPGVVTYRALRDRLELELTVFVSKSRPIEFKLLRIRNKSDHERLLEIVPMLEIVLAEIPNESLGRIETSTEAGLKALYFRNPGNYFVQGWAFVSTSLDAEFAETSRRRFLGNESRNPALPYMVEHGHPDAGAPEHERKVAAFCGSIDVEAGGEALVVLAHGQTDTMEDAERLAALARDPDFALAALEESRAFWRDETSVLRIRTNKPELDRLVNDWLPYQLLASRLWGRTGPAQRSGATGYRDQLQDVIPLIHLAPERARAQILLHAAHQFLEGDAVKWWHRAPNGGTGLGDRTHASDPHLWLPYVTVRYVKGTGDRSILDSVEPFLEAPLLPKDREGEATVPLTSRDKDTLLGHCTRAIDYTLARFGEHGLPLMGTGDWDDGMDQVGARGRGESVWMGFFLHGILLDIAPLFEAAGDEKRASRYAQEAEKLRDALDRCWRGDRYLRAYADDGEEVSPMSAMTSSWPVLSRAVDDARGRETIENALNVLGRPNRILLVTPAYTEHSRPYPGRSADYPPGVRENGGQYSHGVSWFVDALAMLGARAREQGDHKASSELFAKAYQSWVAISPLSKFDTPEQADIYGLPPHQQPADVYEGEGYEGHGGWAWYTGSAARMMSAAYALLGLEFENGELKLRPDAFDPKGELRLESVSYRGKVFAARQDAVR